A stretch of the Paenibacillus dendritiformis genome encodes the following:
- the typA gene encoding translational GTPase TypA, translating to MQDRQNIRNIAIIAHVDHGKTTLVDKLLQQSGTYRENEVVQERVMDSNDLERERGITILAKNTAITYKDYLINIVDTPGHADFGGEVERIMKMVDGVLLVVDAFEGCMPQTKFVLRKALEHNLTPIVVVNKIDRPNARPHEVIDEVLELFIELEANDDQLDFPVVYASALNGTSSLSPEQQDSNMQSLYDTIVEHIPAPAENPDEPLQFLVTLLDYNEYMGRIAIGRVNRGRIRQGQAVAVINREGQMKQARIEKLFGFQGLKRIERDEAGAGDIVAIAGIKDINIGETLADPAHPEALPVLHIDEPTLQMTFVVNNSPFAGREGKWITSRKLRERLMKELETDVSLRVEDTDSPEAFIVSGRGELHLGILIENMRREGYELQVSKPEVIVKVIDGKKMEPIERLVIDIPEDCTGPVMESLGTRRAEMVNMINHGNGQVRLEFLIPARGLIGYRTNFLTLTRGYGIMNHAFDHYGPYVGGQVGGRHQGVLVSTETGTSTMYGMLSVEDRGVLFLQPGTEVYEGMIVGEHNRDNDIVVNICKEKALTNVRSATKDETVRMKTPRLFSLEQALEYLNDDEYCEITPSTVRLRKKILNKSERERAEKVRKMSESHV from the coding sequence ATGCAAGATCGACAAAATATTCGCAATATCGCTATTATCGCCCACGTTGACCATGGCAAGACCACGCTCGTGGACAAGCTTCTCCAGCAGTCCGGAACGTACCGCGAGAATGAAGTGGTTCAGGAACGCGTCATGGACTCGAACGATCTGGAGCGTGAACGCGGCATTACCATTCTGGCCAAAAATACGGCGATTACGTATAAAGATTACTTGATCAATATCGTGGATACTCCGGGTCACGCCGATTTCGGCGGAGAAGTGGAGCGCATTATGAAAATGGTCGACGGGGTTCTCCTGGTCGTCGATGCCTTCGAAGGCTGCATGCCGCAGACGAAGTTCGTGCTCCGCAAAGCCCTGGAGCATAATCTGACGCCGATCGTCGTCGTCAACAAAATCGACCGTCCGAATGCCCGGCCGCATGAAGTCATTGACGAAGTGCTTGAATTGTTCATCGAACTCGAGGCCAATGACGACCAGCTCGATTTCCCGGTCGTCTACGCGTCCGCTCTGAACGGGACATCGAGCTTGTCGCCCGAGCAGCAGGACAGCAACATGCAATCGCTGTATGACACGATTGTGGAGCATATCCCCGCTCCGGCGGAGAACCCGGATGAGCCGCTCCAGTTCCTCGTTACGCTCCTGGATTACAATGAATATATGGGCCGGATTGCGATCGGGCGCGTGAACCGGGGCCGCATCCGCCAGGGGCAGGCCGTCGCCGTCATCAACCGCGAGGGCCAGATGAAGCAGGCGCGGATTGAGAAGCTGTTCGGCTTCCAAGGATTGAAGCGGATCGAGCGGGACGAGGCCGGAGCCGGAGATATCGTGGCCATTGCCGGAATCAAGGATATCAATATCGGCGAGACGCTGGCCGATCCGGCGCATCCGGAGGCATTGCCTGTCCTTCATATCGACGAGCCTACGCTGCAGATGACCTTCGTAGTGAACAACAGTCCGTTCGCCGGAAGAGAAGGGAAATGGATTACGTCCCGCAAGCTGCGCGAACGGCTGATGAAGGAACTGGAGACCGATGTCAGCTTGCGGGTGGAGGATACCGACAGTCCGGAGGCCTTCATCGTCTCCGGGCGGGGCGAGCTTCACTTAGGGATTCTGATCGAGAATATGCGCCGTGAAGGCTATGAACTCCAAGTGTCGAAGCCGGAAGTTATCGTAAAAGTGATCGACGGCAAAAAAATGGAACCAATCGAGCGGCTTGTTATCGACATTCCTGAAGATTGCACCGGTCCGGTCATGGAGAGCTTGGGCACCCGGCGGGCCGAGATGGTCAATATGATCAACCATGGCAACGGCCAGGTCCGCCTCGAATTTCTGATTCCGGCCCGCGGACTCATCGGTTACCGCACCAACTTCCTGACGCTGACCCGCGGCTACGGCATTATGAACCATGCGTTCGACCATTACGGTCCTTATGTCGGCGGCCAAGTCGGCGGACGGCATCAAGGGGTGCTGGTCTCGACCGAGACGGGCACAAGCACCATGTACGGCATGTTGTCGGTCGAGGATCGCGGCGTACTGTTCCTTCAGCCGGGAACTGAGGTGTATGAAGGCATGATCGTAGGCGAGCATAACCGCGACAACGACATCGTCGTCAACATCTGCAAAGAGAAGGCCTTGACGAACGTCCGGTCGGCGACGAAGGATGAAACGGTCCGCATGAAGACGCCGCGCCTGTTCTCGCTGGAGCAGGCTCTGGAATATTTGAACGATGATGAATACTGCGAGATTACTCCGTCCACGGTCCGCCTGCGCAAAAAAATTCTGAACAAGAGCGAACGCGAACGGGCAGAAAAAGTGCGCAAAATGTCCGAATCCCATGTATAA
- a CDS encoding YlaH-like family protein, whose translation MQAWLASHPYISYVLIFAFMVYIFNKVFRTQQKLPLLKEIFVYLFMAVGAFILLIFQIDKLPIVQCLSVAVILMFMVRIRYFMEERRRKKEANNQG comes from the coding sequence ATGCAAGCGTGGTTGGCATCCCATCCATATATAAGCTATGTGCTTATTTTTGCGTTCATGGTGTACATCTTCAATAAAGTGTTCCGTACGCAGCAGAAGCTGCCCTTGCTCAAAGAAATTTTCGTGTATCTGTTTATGGCGGTCGGGGCGTTCATTCTTCTTATTTTCCAGATCGACAAGCTGCCGATCGTGCAGTGTCTGTCCGTGGCTGTCATCTTAATGTTCATGGTGCGCATCCGCTACTTCATGGAAGAGCGGCGGCGCAAAAAAGAAGCGAATAATCAAGGCTGA
- a CDS encoding LCP family protein, translating into MNSSTPLPPRKQQSAKAASARKGMPKWLKGILIAIIILSLGVISYAGYILLYANKKLDEISTAKVGGEGASTVQATLTPKSEPFSFVLLGLDYRPELPGKRTDVIMVGAIHPDTQEAVLVSLPRDTYFNIPGYGPDKLNHFYPNFYVMKERGTLDSETPEDEMRVMLGQYLGIDLDYTAVINFKGFVDLVDAVGGVDVNVDQDMCYVDKEDGTNINLSKGFQHLDGKNALDFVRYRKSSWRCSPQTPGTTDFDRNKRQNAVLKEIVSNMQSLGGLTKATDVIDALADNFTIDMLPSQIRSALTTYITIDKDNIHYISVDGDWKSPYIYPFEDKLEEAKQALKDVLAGKSLKEPAVPEGTEEPAETPASPSPAA; encoded by the coding sequence ATGAATTCATCGACACCATTGCCGCCGAGAAAACAACAGAGCGCAAAAGCAGCTTCGGCCCGCAAAGGCATGCCGAAATGGCTAAAAGGCATTCTCATAGCGATTATCATTTTATCTCTCGGCGTCATTAGTTACGCCGGATACATATTGCTGTATGCGAACAAGAAGCTGGATGAGATCTCCACCGCCAAGGTCGGAGGAGAGGGAGCGAGCACGGTTCAGGCCACGCTGACGCCGAAGAGCGAGCCCTTCTCGTTCGTGCTGCTCGGGCTGGATTACCGGCCGGAGCTTCCGGGGAAGCGGACGGATGTCATTATGGTCGGCGCGATTCATCCCGACACCCAGGAAGCGGTGCTCGTGTCGCTGCCGCGGGACACGTACTTCAATATTCCGGGTTACGGACCGGATAAGCTGAATCATTTTTATCCTAACTTTTATGTGATGAAAGAGCGGGGCACCTTGGACAGCGAGACGCCGGAGGACGAGATGCGGGTGATGCTCGGCCAATATTTAGGCATCGATCTCGACTATACGGCCGTCATCAACTTCAAAGGCTTCGTCGACCTGGTCGATGCGGTCGGCGGCGTCGATGTCAATGTCGATCAGGATATGTGCTACGTTGACAAGGAAGACGGCACCAATATTAATTTGAGCAAGGGCTTTCAACATCTGGACGGCAAAAACGCGCTTGATTTCGTCCGTTACCGCAAATCGAGCTGGCGGTGCAGTCCTCAGACGCCGGGAACAACCGATTTCGACCGGAATAAGCGCCAGAATGCCGTGCTCAAAGAGATCGTCAGCAACATGCAGTCGTTGGGCGGCCTTACCAAGGCGACGGATGTCATTGACGCTTTGGCGGACAATTTCACGATCGATATGCTGCCGTCCCAGATTCGCAGTGCCCTGACAACGTATATTACGATTGATAAGGATAATATTCATTACATCTCGGTCGACGGAGACTGGAAGAGTCCTTATATTTATCCGTTCGAGGATAAATTGGAAGAGGCCAAGCAGGCGCTAAAGGACGTTCTGGCAGGCAAATCGCTTAAGGAGCCGGCCGTTCCGGAGGGAACGGAGGAGCCGGCGGAGACGCCAGCTTCCCCTTCCCCTGCGGCCTAG
- a CDS encoding YhcN/YlaJ family sporulation lipoprotein has translation MHRLLLAIVIVGMLAGCGNANRQATPGSYSGGQAQPIQDGKRNIRDAGAVSQHLADLARKVPGVKSANCVVFGNTAIVGIDVDSEMERSRVGTIKYSVAEALSKDKYGANALVTADMDINARLREMAADIRQGRPVSGFANELADIVGRIVPQVPSHVKQIRENAPEPAPKDGTRSQQGR, from the coding sequence ATGCATAGATTGCTACTTGCTATCGTGATCGTGGGAATGCTCGCCGGATGCGGCAATGCGAACAGGCAAGCGACGCCAGGAAGTTACTCCGGAGGACAGGCGCAGCCAATCCAGGACGGCAAGCGCAACATTCGAGACGCGGGGGCGGTCAGCCAGCATCTGGCCGATCTGGCGCGCAAAGTGCCTGGCGTGAAAAGCGCGAATTGCGTCGTCTTCGGAAATACGGCTATTGTCGGCATTGATGTCGATTCCGAGATGGAGCGTTCCCGCGTCGGAACCATCAAGTATTCCGTGGCCGAGGCTCTGAGCAAGGATAAATATGGCGCCAACGCCCTTGTGACAGCCGACATGGACATTAATGCAAGACTGCGCGAGATGGCTGCCGACATTCGCCAGGGGCGGCCGGTATCCGGCTTCGCGAACGAGCTCGCCGATATTGTGGGACGCATCGTTCCTCAAGTTCCGAGCCATGTGAAGCAGATCCGCGAGAATGCGCCTGAGCCGGCACCGAAAGACGGAACCCGCTCCCAGCAGGGGCGTTAA
- a CDS encoding PhoH family protein yields the protein MSKIFVLDTNVLLHDPKALFAFQDNEVIIPAVVLEEMDSKKRNADELGRNARMVSRLLDGLREHGHLHHGVRLPNGGTLKVELNHRSFVKVQEMFGEVSNDNRILAVALNYQLEQKHAEHPSNVILVSKDVLVRIKADVLGLHTEDYLSDRTVQSGDDLYSGLCSVHVHPGMIDEFYTNRMLHLKQLGLGLHPHQFVILKDEIGTSKSALLKVNAEATKLEPLYLSNDPVWGITARNAQQRMALELLLNDDIPLVTLTGKAGTGKTLLALAAGLMKVEDERKYKKLLIARPVVPMGKDIGYLPGEKEEKLRPWMQPIYDNLEFLFDTKKSGDIDKILVGMNNIQVEALTYIRGRSIPGQFIIIDEAQNLSKHEVKTIVSRVGEGSKIILMGDPAQIDHPYLDAASNGLTYLVERFKAEAISGHVTLEKGERSRLAQIAADLL from the coding sequence ATGAGCAAAATATTTGTATTGGATACTAACGTGCTGCTGCATGATCCGAAGGCGCTGTTTGCTTTTCAAGATAATGAAGTGATCATTCCTGCCGTTGTGCTCGAAGAAATGGATTCCAAGAAACGCAATGCCGATGAGCTCGGACGCAATGCAAGAATGGTATCGCGGCTGCTGGACGGCTTGCGGGAACACGGGCATCTGCATCATGGCGTCCGTCTCCCCAATGGAGGCACGCTGAAGGTGGAATTGAACCATCGCAGCTTCGTCAAGGTTCAGGAAATGTTCGGAGAAGTATCGAACGACAATCGGATACTGGCCGTCGCCTTGAATTACCAATTGGAGCAAAAGCATGCCGAGCATCCGTCGAATGTCATTCTGGTCAGCAAGGATGTGCTTGTCCGGATTAAGGCGGACGTGCTTGGTCTGCATACGGAAGACTATTTATCCGACCGGACGGTTCAATCGGGTGATGACTTATACAGCGGCCTGTGCTCCGTTCATGTTCACCCCGGCATGATCGACGAATTCTACACCAACCGCATGCTCCACCTGAAGCAGCTCGGGCTGGGGCTGCATCCGCATCAATTTGTCATTTTGAAGGACGAGATCGGAACGAGCAAATCCGCCTTGCTCAAGGTAAATGCCGAGGCCACCAAGCTGGAGCCGCTCTATTTAAGCAATGATCCGGTGTGGGGGATTACGGCCCGCAACGCCCAGCAGCGGATGGCGCTAGAGCTGCTGCTTAACGACGACATTCCCCTGGTGACGCTGACAGGGAAAGCGGGAACGGGAAAAACGCTATTGGCGCTGGCCGCCGGGCTGATGAAGGTGGAAGATGAGCGGAAGTACAAAAAACTGCTGATTGCGCGGCCAGTCGTGCCGATGGGCAAGGATATCGGGTATTTGCCGGGCGAGAAGGAGGAGAAGCTGCGTCCGTGGATGCAGCCGATTTATGATAATCTGGAGTTCCTGTTCGATACGAAAAAATCCGGCGACATCGACAAAATCCTAGTCGGGATGAACAACATTCAGGTGGAGGCGTTGACCTATATTCGAGGCCGCTCCATACCGGGGCAATTCATTATTATTGACGAGGCGCAAAATTTATCCAAGCATGAGGTCAAGACGATTGTCTCCCGTGTCGGGGAAGGCAGTAAAATCATCCTGATGGGCGATCCGGCGCAGATTGACCATCCGTACCTCGATGCGGCGAGCAATGGCCTGACTTATCTGGTGGAACGCTTCAAAGCCGAGGCGATCAGCGGCCATGTGACGCTGGAGAAGGGGGAGCGATCGCGCCTTGCCCAGATTGCCGCCGACCTGCTGTAA
- a CDS encoding extracellular solute-binding protein: MPQFKKTLVTIMMVFVSLLLLFQFSGSVPQQAEQDASPETVVKPLPDSAGPKPMKQLKVAVQLPPMSFIQLRRLNQMFMDETGIFVELENSSAEQAEEEWPKAMQMEQSADILLLDSESVIPYARKGWILPLDPSMSGGDAVPAWLSDRVRWNGYAWGMPVQLDPYVLVWNKNIVKSASGLPSDWSGWKRLFDENAPGMAGEAEEAPDNLPSSGIIPPPVISPEAGKRLPQQWFAWHAEDHRALLSLFWRLGLLHPEFAAAPRSPEWAGRQADGAEASEVRWKQTLSELEPYRGHFQPWTAESSHMDTWEKLKAGEIAFAIVPYSEAALEASAPLAIEPAGEASPPAGQWVTSRSYVLASHTEGEQEAMRWIAYMTQWSVQQEWFETLSVLPVHEQAYLSTSGERLLPEPFRPKQEGKRHVYRAAEGLEQWSGAASSWMAGKLAAKQLDLEWARLINIESEHRTTINRQ, from the coding sequence ATGCCGCAATTCAAAAAAACGCTGGTTACGATCATGATGGTCTTCGTATCGCTGCTGTTGTTATTCCAGTTCAGCGGCAGCGTCCCGCAGCAGGCGGAGCAGGATGCCTCTCCGGAGACCGTCGTGAAGCCGTTGCCGGACAGCGCGGGCCCCAAGCCGATGAAGCAATTGAAGGTGGCGGTGCAGCTCCCGCCGATGTCCTTCATCCAGCTTCGTCGCTTGAATCAGATGTTCATGGACGAGACCGGCATCTTCGTCGAGCTGGAGAACAGCTCTGCCGAGCAGGCGGAGGAAGAGTGGCCGAAGGCGATGCAGATGGAGCAGAGCGCCGATATTTTACTGCTCGACAGTGAATCGGTTATCCCCTATGCCCGAAAAGGCTGGATTCTGCCGCTCGATCCGTCGATGAGCGGGGGAGACGCGGTGCCGGCATGGTTAAGCGACCGGGTGAGATGGAACGGCTACGCCTGGGGCATGCCGGTTCAATTGGATCCTTATGTGCTCGTCTGGAATAAAAATATCGTAAAATCCGCCTCCGGTCTGCCCAGCGATTGGAGCGGGTGGAAGCGGCTGTTCGACGAGAATGCGCCGGGCATGGCCGGGGAGGCGGAGGAAGCGCCGGACAATCTGCCTTCGTCCGGCATCATCCCGCCGCCCGTTATCTCTCCGGAGGCGGGCAAGCGGCTGCCGCAGCAATGGTTCGCTTGGCATGCGGAGGATCATCGGGCCTTGCTGTCGCTTTTCTGGAGGCTTGGCTTGCTTCATCCGGAATTTGCGGCCGCTCCCCGGAGCCCGGAATGGGCCGGGAGGCAGGCTGACGGCGCCGAAGCCTCGGAGGTCCGGTGGAAGCAGACGCTCTCGGAGCTGGAGCCGTATCGGGGGCATTTCCAGCCGTGGACCGCGGAATCCAGCCACATGGATACCTGGGAGAAGCTGAAGGCGGGAGAGATCGCCTTCGCGATCGTCCCGTATTCGGAGGCGGCGCTGGAAGCGAGCGCTCCGCTCGCCATCGAGCCGGCCGGGGAGGCTTCGCCTCCGGCGGGACAATGGGTGACGAGCCGCAGCTATGTCCTTGCGTCGCATACGGAAGGGGAACAGGAGGCGATGCGCTGGATCGCTTATATGACTCAATGGTCTGTCCAGCAGGAATGGTTTGAGACGCTGTCCGTCCTTCCCGTTCATGAGCAAGCCTATCTCTCGACGAGCGGCGAGCGGTTGCTGCCGGAACCGTTTCGGCCGAAGCAGGAAGGGAAACGCCATGTGTACAGAGCGGCGGAAGGGCTGGAGCAATGGTCCGGGGCCGCCAGCAGCTGGATGGCCGGCAAGCTGGCGGCGAAGCAGCTGGATTTGGAATGGGCCCGGCTTATCAACATAGAGTCGGAACATAGAACAACCATCAACCGGCAATGA
- a CDS encoding SAM-dependent methyltransferase → MSHYPSNSILVQYLIDCIRRSAKAAIPFSAFMESCLYHPEGGYYMSNRPKIGKEGDFYTSSNVGSAMGEMIAVYIQRQAAARGWAPDTFTIVEWGAGNGRLAGHINGRLRHDRFSGCRYAIVEASPYHAQLAKERLSGEGFPVSWWTEADYRREAGGSRLFVLANELLDAFPVERIRAVNGHIEQCFVVWEEAEQRFRPVWLPAEPEVSRWLTRYRIELPEGRICDAGIAMSGWLGTMLRQASAAEFIFIDYGDVTEELTAEHRVEGTLVCYHRHRAHANPWIHIGEQDMTAMVDFSVCRQTALEAGALIRNDMSQQAFLLEQGLLQELADHAEPDPFSPEARRNRAIRQLLLSDRMSERFRVLLLARDASA, encoded by the coding sequence ATGTCTCATTATCCGTCTAATTCCATTCTCGTTCAATATCTAATTGATTGCATCCGCCGTTCCGCCAAGGCAGCCATTCCCTTTTCGGCCTTTATGGAAAGCTGCCTGTACCATCCCGAAGGCGGCTATTACATGTCGAATCGCCCCAAAATCGGAAAGGAGGGCGATTTCTACACGAGCTCGAATGTGGGGAGCGCGATGGGGGAAATGATTGCGGTCTATATTCAGCGCCAGGCCGCAGCGAGAGGCTGGGCTCCGGACACGTTCACGATCGTCGAGTGGGGAGCGGGCAACGGCCGCCTGGCGGGACACATCAACGGGCGCCTGCGCCATGATCGCTTCAGCGGCTGCCGGTATGCCATCGTGGAGGCGAGTCCTTATCATGCCCAGCTGGCCAAGGAGCGGCTGAGCGGCGAAGGCTTTCCCGTCTCCTGGTGGACCGAGGCCGATTATCGGCGGGAGGCGGGAGGGAGCCGGCTCTTCGTCCTCGCGAACGAGTTGCTGGATGCGTTCCCGGTCGAGCGCATCCGTGCAGTCAATGGACATATCGAGCAGTGCTTCGTTGTCTGGGAGGAAGCCGAGCAGAGATTCCGTCCTGTCTGGTTGCCGGCCGAACCGGAAGTGTCGCGCTGGCTGACCCGCTATCGGATCGAGCTGCCGGAAGGCCGGATCTGCGACGCCGGAATCGCCATGAGCGGCTGGCTCGGCACGATGCTGCGTCAGGCATCCGCCGCGGAATTCATCTTCATCGATTATGGGGATGTAACGGAGGAATTGACGGCGGAGCATCGCGTCGAAGGGACGCTGGTGTGCTATCACCGCCACCGCGCTCATGCCAATCCGTGGATCCACATCGGGGAGCAGGATATGACGGCCATGGTCGATTTCAGCGTCTGCCGCCAGACCGCTCTCGAAGCCGGGGCGCTGATCCGGAATGACATGAGCCAGCAAGCCTTCCTGCTGGAGCAAGGTCTGCTCCAGGAGCTGGCCGATCACGCGGAGCCCGATCCGTTCAGTCCGGAAGCGCGGCGCAACCGGGCGATCCGGCAGCTGCTCCTGAGCGACCGGATGAGCGAACGGTTCCGCGTGCTGCTGCTCGCCCGGGACGCTTCCGCATAG
- a CDS encoding DUF2626 domain-containing protein yields the protein MARMYRVLGFWTLVIGLMAFAGDMIEMALLFFMQTAFFVLLGYLKLSERTYILLFWGYMLVCFTGFSYWTVFVMGKPF from the coding sequence GTGGCACGAATGTATCGCGTACTCGGCTTCTGGACATTAGTCATCGGTCTAATGGCGTTTGCTGGAGACATGATCGAGATGGCTCTGCTCTTCTTCATGCAGACCGCCTTCTTTGTGTTGTTGGGATATCTTAAATTGTCCGAGCGTACATATATACTTCTGTTCTGGGGGTACATGCTTGTATGCTTCACCGGCTTCTCCTACTGGACCGTATTCGTAATGGGCAAGCCGTTCTAG
- a CDS encoding RsfA family transcriptional regulator → MTAIRQDAWTADDDLILAEVTLRHIREGSTQLAAFEEVGEKIGRTSAACGFRWNSCVRKKYEAAIQLAKAQRQKRNYLKKQPLGAQVASLTLQEGEDSDLKGEMLTEESLSMDMVIRYLRQMRNNVQEMTRQIKHMEKELQEKEEYCARLQREKEELSKQVNVVETDYRTVNDDYKALIQIMDRARRLAILSEEDDDVKTRFRMDANGNLERIE, encoded by the coding sequence ATGACAGCAATAAGGCAAGATGCATGGACCGCAGATGATGATTTGATTTTAGCGGAAGTTACACTTCGGCACATCCGGGAAGGAAGTACCCAGTTGGCCGCTTTTGAGGAAGTGGGAGAAAAGATTGGACGCACGTCCGCAGCGTGCGGATTCCGTTGGAACAGCTGCGTCCGCAAAAAGTACGAGGCGGCGATACAGCTGGCCAAGGCGCAGCGGCAGAAGCGCAATTATTTGAAAAAGCAGCCGCTGGGCGCGCAGGTCGCTTCTCTTACGCTGCAAGAGGGAGAAGACAGCGATTTGAAAGGCGAGATGCTGACGGAAGAATCGTTGTCCATGGATATGGTTATCCGCTATTTGCGCCAGATGCGCAACAATGTGCAGGAAATGACCCGCCAAATCAAGCATATGGAAAAAGAGCTGCAAGAAAAGGAAGAATATTGCGCTCGCCTGCAGCGGGAAAAGGAGGAGCTCTCCAAGCAAGTCAACGTGGTAGAGACCGACTATCGTACGGTGAACGATGATTATAAAGCGCTCATTCAAATTATGGACCGTGCTCGCCGATTGGCTATCTTGAGCGAAGAAGACGATGACGTGAAGACGCGGTTCCGTATGGACGCCAACGGCAATCTGGAGCGAATCGAATAG
- a CDS encoding ketopantoate reductase family protein — protein sequence MIVDIIGGGALGLLYAGRLLAGGQAGVRLWTRTEEQAEKIRAEGFEVVEMSGERSHYKGIEAFPLPLAPARLSRHGLEAGMVWLFVKQTHIGPELLTVLRKMPRQPEAALVCFQNGVGHAEALAGVWPSPSLAVAVTTEAAAREGLNRIRHTGSGATWIGPAAAEEEARAHALNFSCICAKNLLEKAGIEAFVSNNIEDMVYQKLLVNAVINPLTALLRVKNGELLDGAERMELMRDLLAEAARVYHAAGIPVKEEDAWKRITDVCRLTAGNTSSMLQDILAGRPTECEAITGAIIRLGARHGAGTPLHQTIYRLIRAGEPRHR from the coding sequence ATGATTGTCGATATTATCGGAGGAGGCGCGCTCGGCCTCTTGTACGCGGGACGGCTGCTGGCCGGCGGGCAGGCCGGGGTCCGGCTATGGACGCGAACGGAGGAACAGGCGGAGAAGATCCGCGCCGAAGGCTTCGAGGTGGTGGAGATGTCAGGAGAGCGGTCGCATTATAAAGGGATAGAAGCGTTCCCGCTTCCGTTGGCTCCGGCGCGGCTGAGCCGCCATGGCTTGGAGGCGGGAATGGTATGGCTGTTCGTCAAGCAGACGCATATCGGGCCCGAGCTGCTCACCGTGCTTCGGAAGATGCCGCGGCAGCCCGAGGCTGCCCTCGTCTGCTTCCAGAACGGGGTCGGCCATGCCGAAGCGTTGGCCGGGGTATGGCCTTCCCCCTCGCTTGCGGTTGCGGTGACGACGGAGGCCGCCGCCAGAGAGGGCCTGAACCGGATCCGCCATACCGGATCCGGAGCAACCTGGATCGGCCCGGCCGCCGCTGAAGAGGAGGCGCGGGCTCATGCCTTGAATTTTTCCTGTATTTGCGCGAAGAACTTGTTGGAAAAGGCAGGAATTGAGGCGTTTGTGTCGAACAACATCGAAGACATGGTCTATCAAAAGCTGCTCGTCAACGCTGTCATCAATCCGTTGACCGCGCTGCTTCGCGTCAAGAACGGCGAATTGCTGGACGGGGCGGAACGGATGGAGCTTATGCGGGATTTGTTGGCCGAAGCGGCCCGGGTCTATCATGCCGCCGGCATCCCGGTGAAGGAAGAGGACGCATGGAAGCGGATTACGGACGTGTGCCGCCTGACGGCCGGCAACACCTCCTCCATGCTGCAAGATATATTGGCCGGCCGCCCGACGGAATGCGAGGCGATTACGGGCGCGATTATCCGGCTCGGCGCGCGCCATGGGGCCGGCACCCCGCTGCATCAGACGATATACCGCCTGATCCGGGCTGGCGAGCCAAGACACCGCTAG
- a CDS encoding DUF3397 domain-containing protein produces MYTIFVFLSALPFFPFIIVWIAGSCWVRPKKKAFMLAMDVTTFFLIASVGGLYNTVTGSSAGFYWICLMLLLATGLLGGLQHRKYGKIHVQRLARTIWRLAFFILSILYILLLLIGIIAYIASV; encoded by the coding sequence ATGTATACCATTTTCGTATTTTTATCGGCATTGCCGTTTTTTCCGTTCATTATCGTGTGGATTGCCGGTTCCTGCTGGGTCAGGCCCAAGAAAAAAGCGTTCATGCTGGCGATGGACGTGACGACGTTCTTCCTTATCGCATCGGTTGGGGGCCTCTATAATACGGTAACGGGCTCCTCCGCCGGATTCTATTGGATCTGTCTTATGCTGCTCCTTGCCACCGGCTTGCTTGGCGGCCTCCAGCACCGCAAATACGGCAAAATTCATGTCCAGCGGCTGGCGAGGACGATCTGGAGACTGGCTTTCTTCATTCTCAGCATCCTGTATATCCTCCTGCTGCTCATCGGCATTATCGCCTATATCGCGAGCGTGTAG